Below is a window of Arabidopsis thaliana chromosome 2, partial sequence DNA.
AAAAACGTTTATTTCTAATAGTAGGTGAAAATTAAATTGCTTTATCTAGACGAAAGAGATTCAAATCTGAGATACAGTTACgtttcaaaataaaacctgAACTTTCGTAGTTTGCACGAGCTATGTTTGAATACTATTAAATATTCagtacacacacacacacactatAGTTAGTAGTAACttataaacattaaacaaaaacattttcaaataaagaagagGTGAGGAAGTTGCCCTACATTGGAAAGCTACTCTTCTCCATCCTCTTGACTACTGTATATAAAAAGCCTCTCAAAACCTCTTTCCATTTTCATTCTCATTTCTTTAAACTCCCATAAAGTTTCTCCGATCAATGGATTCCCTAGCGATTTCTCCAAGGAAGCTCCGATCAGACCTCTACTCTTACTCTTACCAAGATGATTCCAACACAGTACCTCTAGTCATCTCTGTTCTCTCGTCTCTGATCGAACGAACTTTAGCTAGGAACGAGAGAATCAGCCGGAGCTACGGTGGTTTTGGTAAGACACGTGTCTTTGATTGCCGGGAGATTCCTGATATGACTATTCAATCATACCTAGAGAGAATTTTCCGGTATACCAAAGCCGGTCCATCGGTTTACGTCGTGGCTTATGTATACATTGACCGGTTCTGTCAGAATAACCAAGGTTTCAGAATCAGTCTTACCAATGTACATCGTCTCCTTATCACAACTATCATGATCGCTTCCAAATACGTCGAAGATATGTAAGTTAAATTACcttcaaaacaaagtttgaataaaaaatcctctgtttttattcaactcattttcttcatctttgtttcttacagGAACTACAAAAACTCGTACTTTGCGAAAGTAGGAGGATTAGAGACAGAAGATTTGAACAATTTGGAACTGgagttcttgttcttgatggGATTTAAGTTGCATGTGAATGTGAGTGTGTTCGAGAGTTACTGTTGTCATCTAGAAAGAGAAGTGAGTATTGGAGGAGGTTATCAGATCGAAAAAGCATTGCGTTGCGCTGAGGAAATCAAATCTAGACAAATTGTTCAAGACCCtaaacatcatcatcaccatcaatTTTCTCGAATCATGTTGTAGTCCACGaagaactctgttttttttttttttttttgtcgttttgcTTTTGAGGAGGGCCTTTGACTTTCTGATTACCTTGTCggttggtttttcttttttttgtctttttggttgttgttttcttgaaaTGTAAATAGAGAGACAGTATAGAGACTGAAgttgtatgtatgtatgtatgatgTATCAGCATTGTAGATTCTATTCTATGTATCAGTTGAAATTTCAAGGAGATATGCAAAATCTATGTTTAATCTGTTCTTTTGTCATGt
It encodes the following:
- the cycp3;1 gene encoding cyclin p3;1 (cyclin p3;1 (cycp3;1); CONTAINS InterPro DOMAIN/s: Negative regulatory factor PREG (InterPro:IPR012389), Cyclin-like (InterPro:IPR011028), Cyclin-related 2 (InterPro:IPR013922), Cyclin (InterPro:IPR006670); BEST Arabidopsis thaliana protein match is: cyclin p3;2 (TAIR:AT3G60550.1); Has 1274 Blast hits to 1274 proteins in 212 species: Archae - 0; Bacteria - 18; Metazoa - 174; Fungi - 605; Plants - 231; Viruses - 0; Other Eukaryotes - 246 (source: NCBI BLink).) — its product is MDSLAISPRKLRSDLYSYSYQDDSNTVPLVISVLSSLIERTLARNERISRSYGGFGKTRVFDCREIPDMTIQSYLERIFRYTKAGPSVYVVAYVYIDRFCQNNQGFRISLTNVHRLLITTIMIASKYVEDMNYKNSYFAKVGGLETEDLNNLELEFLFLMGFKLHVNVSVFESYCCHLEREVSIGGGYQIEKALRCAEEIKSRQIVQDPKHHHHHQFSRIML